One segment of Methylotuvimicrobium sp. KM2 DNA contains the following:
- the ltrA gene encoding group II intron reverse transcriptase/maturase has product MSEAKPFVISKWQVMRAFELVKANAGAAGVDRQSLADFERNLKDNLYKLWNRLSSGSYFPPPVKAVAIPKKAGGERILGIPTVSDRIAQMVVKLEFEPQVEPHFLPDSYGYRPNKSALDAVGVTRERCWRYDWVLEFDIKGLFDNIPHDLLLKAVYKHTDTAWVRLYIERWLTVPMQMPNGELSSRGKGTPQGGVVSPVLSNLFLHYVFDKWLQKHYSDTPWCRYADDGLVHCRSEAEAKHMLEALKQRFQSCGLELHPVKTKIVYCKDGSRKGRYKHTSFDFLGYTFRRRLCRNRKRNSVFVNFTPAVSKAALKSMRGKVRKLRVRTRTELSLGQIAQWLNPIIRGWIGYYGCYTRSALYGMCRHVNMTLVRWVRRKFKPLRQHKIKAMLFLEKIADQHPNLFAHWRAGMIGAFA; this is encoded by the coding sequence ATGAGCGAGGCAAAGCCATTTGTCATTTCGAAATGGCAAGTGATGCGTGCATTTGAATTGGTGAAAGCCAATGCGGGTGCTGCAGGTGTTGATAGGCAATCGTTGGCAGATTTTGAAAGAAATCTGAAAGACAATCTTTACAAGTTATGGAATCGGCTGTCGTCCGGCAGTTACTTCCCGCCGCCTGTCAAAGCGGTAGCCATACCGAAGAAAGCAGGTGGCGAACGGATTTTGGGTATACCCACCGTGAGTGATCGTATTGCTCAGATGGTCGTCAAACTGGAATTTGAACCCCAGGTTGAGCCGCACTTTTTGCCTGACTCGTATGGCTACAGGCCGAATAAGTCAGCACTCGATGCGGTGGGTGTCACGCGAGAACGTTGTTGGCGCTATGACTGGGTACTTGAGTTTGATATTAAGGGATTATTCGACAATATACCGCATGATCTATTGCTTAAAGCGGTCTATAAGCATACCGATACGGCTTGGGTGAGATTGTATATCGAGCGCTGGTTGACGGTGCCGATGCAGATGCCCAATGGGGAATTGAGTAGCCGGGGAAAAGGCACGCCACAAGGTGGAGTTGTCAGTCCGGTGCTCAGTAATCTGTTTCTGCACTATGTCTTCGACAAATGGTTGCAAAAGCACTACTCGGATACACCCTGGTGTCGTTATGCCGATGATGGTCTGGTGCACTGCCGGAGTGAGGCAGAAGCCAAACACATGCTGGAAGCACTGAAACAACGCTTTCAGTCCTGTGGGCTTGAACTTCATCCGGTGAAAACCAAGATTGTTTACTGTAAAGATGGAAGTCGCAAAGGGCGCTATAAGCATACCTCCTTTGATTTTCTGGGGTATACGTTCAGACGGCGACTGTGTAGGAATCGCAAAAGAAACAGTGTGTTTGTAAACTTTACGCCGGCGGTGAGTAAAGCGGCGCTGAAGTCAATGCGAGGAAAGGTCAGAAAGTTACGAGTCAGAACGCGTACCGAGTTGAGCTTAGGGCAAATAGCACAATGGTTGAATCCCATCATTAGGGGATGGATAGGCTATTATGGTTGTTATACCCGATCTGCGTTATATGGTATGTGTCGTCACGTCAACATGACTCTGGTGAGGTGGGTAAGACGAAAGTTCAAGCCGCTACGCCAGCATAAAATAAAGGCAATGCTGTTTCTGGAGAAGATTGCAGATCAACATCCAAACTTGTTTGCCCATTGGCGGGCGGGAATGATAGGTGCGTTTGCCTGA
- a CDS encoding AAA family ATPase: MHSTTQSPKPGAVWVDEPFEPDCARNTLLVRFPWTLSWRIHVSSGYTGLVSQLLQNIEDILGKNPPLDFLRIIEQEEEQGPTRRKIHVFIELRQCSAAKSQAIRHAIHMTGKWAERLCPRCGDKLMTVNPFDEDTCEMTPELIAFLKTRSGPFRSRTIEICLPCLQLEWEASHPFGFVEESGVDASQEEDEDCDEATDGDEPWDAACPAEENESGEDCADAINDDAPPDEVQNSAVEQAVKAAIFKAADIDLLEKTCSTATRDQSSRAKALISSLRETEPDKPLTPIPDDWRSVCDDLDARFPNFKDVTEFLRSQFALSDIGDRVIRSAPVLLVGEPGIGKTEYLHQLAEAVAGEFIAINIGNSQTNSTLAGSERYWSNSHQGRLFDALVFGTVANPIIMLDEIDKAGGQYDKYKPLSALHQLLEPRQARNFYDLSVPEIKFDASHILWVASANDLDMIEKPIVDRFTVFGVEKPTPAQMTAVVNNIYRRFLAEHPSGAYFDSEIRPDTMALLCAHPPRKVRKLVEGAFGFAAREARNYLLPEDIRDSEKNKRHTIGFVR; encoded by the coding sequence ATGCACTCAACAACACAATCACCTAAGCCCGGTGCGGTCTGGGTAGATGAGCCATTCGAACCGGACTGCGCGCGCAATACGCTTTTGGTCCGATTCCCATGGACATTGTCTTGGCGGATCCACGTTTCCAGCGGCTATACCGGGCTGGTTAGCCAACTGCTGCAGAATATCGAGGACATCTTGGGTAAAAACCCGCCGCTCGATTTTTTACGCATCATCGAGCAGGAGGAAGAACAAGGGCCCACGCGGCGCAAAATCCATGTATTCATTGAGTTGCGTCAATGTAGCGCGGCGAAATCCCAGGCGATCAGGCACGCGATACACATGACGGGCAAATGGGCGGAACGGCTTTGCCCGCGCTGCGGCGATAAGCTAATGACGGTAAACCCGTTTGACGAGGACACCTGCGAAATGACGCCGGAACTGATCGCGTTCCTGAAGACCAGGTCGGGGCCGTTCCGGAGCCGAACCATTGAGATTTGCCTGCCGTGCCTGCAGTTGGAATGGGAAGCCAGCCACCCGTTCGGGTTCGTGGAGGAAAGCGGAGTGGACGCGTCACAGGAGGAGGATGAGGATTGCGACGAGGCAACCGATGGCGATGAGCCGTGGGACGCGGCTTGTCCGGCGGAAGAAAATGAGTCGGGCGAGGATTGCGCCGATGCCATCAACGACGATGCGCCGCCGGATGAAGTGCAAAACAGCGCCGTGGAGCAAGCGGTTAAGGCCGCGATTTTCAAGGCCGCCGATATCGATCTACTGGAAAAGACGTGCTCAACTGCGACTCGGGACCAGTCAAGCCGGGCTAAGGCTTTGATCTCTAGTTTACGCGAAACCGAGCCGGACAAACCGTTGACGCCAATTCCTGATGACTGGCGCTCGGTTTGCGATGATTTGGACGCCAGATTCCCGAATTTCAAAGACGTCACCGAGTTTCTGCGTTCGCAATTTGCGCTGTCGGATATCGGCGACCGAGTCATCCGGTCGGCGCCGGTTTTATTGGTCGGCGAGCCGGGAATCGGTAAAACGGAGTACCTGCACCAACTCGCGGAGGCTGTTGCCGGCGAATTCATAGCGATCAATATCGGCAACTCTCAAACCAACTCGACGCTGGCGGGCTCCGAGCGATATTGGAGCAATAGCCACCAGGGCAGGTTGTTCGACGCGCTGGTTTTCGGGACGGTCGCGAATCCGATCATCATGCTCGATGAGATCGACAAGGCCGGCGGCCAGTACGACAAATATAAGCCTTTGTCCGCCCTGCACCAATTGTTGGAGCCGAGGCAGGCCCGTAATTTCTACGACCTGTCGGTGCCGGAGATCAAATTCGACGCGTCCCATATCCTTTGGGTGGCGTCTGCGAACGACCTGGATATGATCGAGAAGCCCATTGTCGATCGGTTTACGGTGTTCGGGGTCGAAAAGCCGACGCCTGCGCAGATGACGGCGGTCGTGAATAATATTTACCGGCGCTTTTTGGCCGAACACCCCTCCGGCGCTTATTTCGATAGCGAGATCCGGCCGGACACGATGGCGTTATTGTGCGCGCACCCACCCCGGAAAGTCCGGAAACTCGTAGAGGGAGCCTTCGGGTTTGCGGCGAGGGAAGCCCGCAACTATTTGCTGCCCGAAGACATCCGGGACAGCGAAAAGAACAAGCGGCACACAATAGGGTTTGTGCGCTAA
- a CDS encoding cold shock domain-containing protein: MVRWLDDKGYGFIKQDNGEPDIFIHISALKGMSRKPVIGDVIHYRIGFDKSGKTRAINAKIEGVSQALTLAAFEERKVSKPSPARAKPHRAPVNFSKPQKRFNPFPILIVIGIAAVANKEASKRHDVSVPAEPLPIEYGTMVSTPT; the protein is encoded by the coding sequence CTGGTTCGATGGCTTGATGACAAGGGGTACGGTTTTATAAAGCAAGATAATGGCGAGCCGGATATTTTCATCCACATTTCGGCATTGAAGGGTATGAGCCGTAAACCGGTCATTGGCGATGTCATTCATTACCGGATCGGCTTTGACAAAAGCGGCAAGACCCGCGCGATCAATGCCAAAATCGAAGGCGTCAGCCAGGCTTTGACCTTGGCCGCATTTGAAGAACGTAAGGTTTCCAAGCCTTCCCCGGCCAGAGCAAAGCCGCACAGAGCTCCGGTGAACTTTAGCAAGCCGCAAAAGCGCTTCAACCCATTCCCTATTCTTATTGTCATTGGGATTGCTGCCGTTGCCAACAAAGAGGCTTCAAAGCGTCATGACGTCTCAGTGCCGGCAGAACCTCTTCCAATTGAATATGGAACCATGGTGTCAACGCCGACATAA
- a CDS encoding ISAs1 family transposase: protein MPVEGSDELKQTNEIGMFIPVMDALANIADKTITGDALLTQRKLAHYLVEDRQAHYVFTAKDNQPTVAQDIRLAFENRQAPDYSEPYTLTHGRIESRSIWTSTLLNNYLDFPFVGQIFAIQRHTIDKKSGQETFEMAYGLTSHSPMSANAEQVLKFNRDHWGVESHHYLLDWNWNEDRCRISKGHGPENITCLRRFAAGLIKSMSKDSVAATTEKLARNVRRVFDYLRMTENSRKVILRYQSQEV from the coding sequence TTGCCTGTAGAGGGAAGCGATGAACTTAAACAGACCAACGAAATCGGGATGTTCATCCCGGTTATGGATGCCCTGGCAAATATTGCAGATAAAACGATCACCGGCGACGCTCTTTTAACACAGCGTAAACTGGCGCACTATCTGGTCGAAGACCGGCAGGCCCATTATGTATTTACCGCCAAAGACAACCAACCCACAGTCGCCCAGGATATTCGCCTAGCCTTTGAAAATCGCCAAGCGCCTGACTATAGCGAGCCCTACACCTTAACGCATGGTCGTATTGAGTCACGCTCTATTTGGACGTCTACGCTCCTGAACAACTACCTTGATTTCCCTTTCGTCGGGCAAATATTTGCCATACAACGCCACACCATCGACAAAAAAAGCGGCCAAGAAACCTTTGAGATGGCTTACGGCCTGACCAGTCATTCGCCGATGAGCGCCAACGCTGAACAAGTGCTCAAGTTCAATAGAGATCATTGGGGCGTTGAGAGTCATCATTACCTACTGGATTGGAATTGGAATGAAGATCGTTGCAGGATAAGCAAAGGCCATGGACCTGAAAACATAACCTGTCTGCGCAGATTTGCCGCAGGGTTGATTAAGTCCATGAGTAAAGACAGTGTGGCAGCCACTACCGAAAAGCTGGCGCGTAATGTACGACGGGTATTCGATTACCTACGCATGACAGAGAATTCGAGAAAGGTTATATTGCGATACCAAAGTCAAGAAGTTTAG
- a CDS encoding Druantia anti-phage system protein DruA, which yields MFGIQALNLQEIIVQPVQSKEQERFQSLMKAHHYLGALPKIGHTLWYVASYHNQWLALISFSAAAWKCAARDQWIGWSYRVQYDRLHLIANNSRFLILPEHHYPNLASRVLSLCERRISQDWQQRFGYPLLLLETFVDPQLFHGTIYRASNWVHVGDTRGYRRIRQGYSPRAQQPKQVFVRPLEKRAQTHLSQPMLSPCYGYGAPKIMLTADQMRTLPEFFLDIPDPRRKQGQRHSLPCILALATAAVLCGMEGYKAIGSWADDLGQKARARFGCRKRNGRYQVPSRTTFRETLISVDPAQLDLALQGWNEQFAEADEGLAVDGKTLRNAIDEDGRQTHILGVVGHQTGRCHTQKKSVLCL from the coding sequence ATGTTTGGGATACAGGCTTTGAACCTTCAAGAGATCATCGTACAGCCAGTTCAGTCGAAAGAGCAGGAACGTTTTCAGTCATTAATGAAGGCACACCACTATCTGGGCGCTTTACCAAAGATCGGACATACCTTGTGGTATGTCGCCAGCTATCATAATCAATGGCTGGCACTCATCAGCTTTTCCGCCGCAGCCTGGAAATGTGCTGCGCGTGATCAGTGGATTGGTTGGAGCTATCGGGTTCAATATGATCGCCTTCACCTGATTGCTAACAATAGTCGCTTTTTGATTCTCCCCGAGCACCATTATCCTAACCTTGCGTCCCGGGTTCTTTCCTTATGTGAACGGCGAATTTCTCAGGATTGGCAGCAACGCTTCGGTTACCCCTTATTATTGCTAGAAACTTTCGTTGATCCTCAGTTGTTTCATGGCACGATTTATCGTGCTTCTAACTGGGTGCATGTCGGCGATACCCGTGGTTACCGTCGGATTCGCCAAGGCTATAGCCCTAGAGCTCAACAGCCCAAGCAGGTTTTTGTTAGACCCTTGGAAAAGCGCGCTCAAACTCACTTGTCGCAACCTATGCTTAGCCCCTGTTATGGCTATGGAGCACCAAAAATCATGCTAACCGCCGATCAAATGCGCACTTTACCAGAGTTCTTTCTTGATATTCCTGACCCGCGGCGTAAGCAGGGACAGCGTCATTCTCTGCCGTGTATTCTGGCTCTTGCCACAGCTGCCGTGCTCTGTGGAATGGAAGGCTATAAAGCGATTGGCAGCTGGGCGGATGACTTAGGCCAAAAAGCGCGAGCCCGTTTTGGCTGTCGCAAACGCAATGGGCGTTATCAGGTACCCAGTCGCACCACCTTTAGAGAAACCTTAATTAGCGTCGATCCCGCACAACTCGATCTTGCGCTGCAAGGCTGGAACGAACAATTCGCCGAAGCCGACGAAGGCTTGGCCGTCGACGGTAAAACCCTGCGTAACGCGATTGATGAAGACGGTCGTCAAACACACATCCTGGGCGTCGTCGGGCATCAGACGGGACGCTGCCACACTCAAAAAAAGTCGGTGCTTTGCCTGTAG
- a CDS encoding site-specific integrase: MLNFHIRKIILKNGDTRYRAIITKSGNDIKSKTFRRKADAKTWGTRTILDHQENEAKGITPCAVTFSRLADEYMQWWTGKDHDRARLVLWWEQSLSKILLSDITPELIRGALKAKKSLAPATYNKHLAVLSAILDYATLQQEDDSVFEQYIEENPCKRVRSLKVDNKIVRYLSDEEKPRLLKAAKNIGGKFYLKVLMALTTGMRKGELEGLRWKDIDFDNGLALLSDTKNGVPRHTPIPSVTMDELKKYREIGNGLLFPSSTNPNKPFDYKKQWANCLKAANIKNFRWHDMRHDVASTLARDGKTLKEIAEILGHKSLVSTDRYAHLSTAHKSQVLNETMSKAISQII; encoded by the coding sequence ATGCTAAATTTCCACATCCGCAAAATCATTCTTAAAAATGGCGATACACGTTATCGCGCAATCATTACCAAATCTGGTAATGATATCAAATCCAAAACCTTTAGACGTAAAGCCGATGCTAAGACATGGGGAACCAGAACTATCTTAGATCATCAGGAAAACGAAGCTAAAGGCATTACGCCCTGTGCAGTGACTTTCAGTCGATTAGCCGATGAATATATGCAATGGTGGACAGGCAAGGATCATGATCGTGCACGTCTTGTTTTATGGTGGGAGCAAAGCTTAAGCAAAATCCTGCTTTCAGATATCACACCGGAACTTATTCGGGGCGCTCTCAAGGCAAAAAAATCATTAGCTCCGGCAACGTACAATAAACACCTCGCCGTTCTTTCAGCGATTCTGGACTATGCGACATTGCAACAGGAGGATGACAGTGTCTTTGAGCAATACATCGAGGAAAACCCCTGCAAACGTGTCCGTTCATTAAAGGTCGATAATAAAATTGTCAGATATTTATCCGATGAGGAAAAGCCTCGCTTACTCAAAGCGGCAAAAAACATTGGCGGCAAGTTTTATCTGAAGGTCCTGATGGCCTTAACCACTGGCATGCGAAAGGGCGAACTGGAGGGATTGCGCTGGAAAGATATCGACTTTGATAATGGCTTGGCTCTCTTGTCCGATACCAAAAACGGAGTGCCACGACACACGCCCATTCCGAGCGTGACTATGGACGAACTAAAAAAGTATCGGGAAATCGGGAACGGTTTATTGTTTCCTTCAAGTACCAATCCCAACAAGCCATTTGACTATAAAAAACAATGGGCCAATTGCTTGAAAGCGGCCAATATTAAGAATTTTCGGTGGCACGACATGCGACATGATGTCGCCAGCACTTTGGCGCGTGACGGCAAAACATTAAAGGAAATTGCCGAAATTTTAGGGCACAAATCTTTGGTTAGCACGGATCGCTATGCGCATCTGTCGACAGCACATAAATCTCAAGTTCTGAACGAAACGATGAGTAAAGCAATTTCTCAAATCATCTGA
- the queC gene encoding 7-cyano-7-deazaguanine synthase QueC, translating into MQKKAVVLLSGGLDSITILALAKKQGYACYALSFDYGQRHNAELQAAKRIASKYGAIDHKIIHIGLNDIGGSALTDEHIAVPSSLQPGIPVTYVPARNTIFLSFALGWAEVLNSRDIFIGVNAIDYSGYPDCRPEFIKAFQSLAELATKAGVEGGHFLIHSPLIEMSKADIIRTGSELGIDYSQTVSCYSADKFGNACGVCDACRLRKSGFEAAGIQDPTRYQNR; encoded by the coding sequence ATGCAAAAAAAAGCGGTCGTTTTATTATCCGGCGGATTGGACTCGATTACTATATTGGCGCTTGCCAAAAAACAAGGTTACGCCTGTTACGCGCTGAGTTTCGATTACGGCCAAAGACATAATGCGGAATTGCAAGCGGCCAAACGCATAGCGTCAAAATACGGCGCTATCGATCATAAAATTATTCATATCGGGTTAAATGATATTGGCGGTTCTGCCTTGACCGATGAGCACATCGCCGTACCCAGTTCGTTGCAGCCAGGCATACCTGTTACTTATGTGCCGGCCAGAAATACGATTTTTTTATCGTTTGCGTTGGGATGGGCGGAAGTCCTGAATTCCAGAGATATTTTTATTGGCGTGAATGCAATCGATTATTCCGGTTATCCCGATTGTCGGCCCGAGTTCATCAAAGCTTTTCAATCGCTTGCCGAATTGGCAACCAAGGCTGGTGTTGAAGGCGGGCATTTTTTGATACATTCCCCATTGATCGAAATGAGTAAAGCGGATATCATACGCACCGGTTCGGAGTTAGGCATCGATTACAGTCAAACGGTATCGTGCTACTCCGCAGATAAGTTCGGCAATGCATGTGGTGTTTGCGACGCCTGCAGGCTTCGCAAATCAGGTTTTGAAGCGGCAGGAATTCAAGACCCCACTCGATATCAAAATCGATAA
- the queE gene encoding 7-carboxy-7-deazaguanine synthase QueE, which produces MSSLKITEIFYSLQGESNTVGLPTVFVRLTGCPLRCVYCDTAYAFSGGERMSIDEVIDRVGRYRAKYVTVTGGEPLAQPGCLELMSRLADLGYQVSIETSGAIDVSGVDDRIVKVMDLKTPSSGELHRNLFDNIAYLKANDQVKFVIGDDHDYQWSKTIINQYGLDRRCELLFSPTMGQQDPTELAEKILNDNLPVRFQIQLHKLLWNDAQGR; this is translated from the coding sequence GTGTCCTCGTTAAAAATCACTGAGATATTTTACTCGTTGCAAGGCGAGTCCAATACAGTTGGCTTGCCGACGGTTTTTGTTCGCTTGACCGGATGTCCGTTGAGGTGCGTCTATTGCGATACCGCCTATGCCTTTAGCGGCGGCGAAAGGATGTCGATCGATGAAGTCATCGATCGCGTCGGCCGATATCGCGCGAAATACGTTACTGTGACCGGTGGCGAGCCTTTGGCTCAGCCCGGTTGTCTCGAGTTAATGAGCCGTTTGGCCGATTTGGGTTATCAGGTCTCGATTGAAACCAGCGGAGCGATCGATGTGTCAGGTGTCGACGATCGCATAGTTAAAGTCATGGACTTGAAAACGCCAAGCTCAGGCGAGCTTCACAGAAATCTTTTCGATAATATTGCGTATCTGAAAGCCAACGATCAGGTGAAGTTTGTGATCGGCGATGACCATGATTACCAATGGTCGAAGACCATCATCAATCAATATGGTTTGGACCGGCGCTGTGAATTATTGTTTTCACCAACGATGGGGCAGCAGGACCCAACAGAACTAGCCGAAAAAATACTGAACGATAATTTACCAGTCAGATTCCAGATTCAGTTACATAAACTGTTGTGGAATGACGCGCAAGGGCGTTAA
- the ybgF gene encoding tol-pal system protein YbgF — translation MKLRLLLLLSISGSVFAQRMPLPPVVDNAAYPAAVANAPKPSTASTLYEILGRVEQLQVEVQQLRGQVEEQAYTITELKKRQNTIYSDLDQRLQAVENAGVGAPSISETATEPAATPQPAPVVAPVIQQPQEVPAKPEPVKQASVESEKQRYQKAYETLKNGHYSNAISEFKQFLTDYPAGEYSDNAQYWLGEAYKVNREVSLSREAFNKLITNYPNSPKVRDGLLKLGYIELEQNNLAKAREYFTRITATYPGTTAAHLAAKKLQQLNNNQ, via the coding sequence ATGAAATTACGCCTGCTGTTATTGTTATCAATTAGCGGTAGCGTATTCGCGCAAAGAATGCCGTTACCGCCGGTAGTCGATAACGCCGCTTATCCTGCCGCTGTTGCCAACGCTCCCAAACCTTCGACCGCTAGTACGCTCTATGAAATACTGGGCCGCGTCGAACAATTGCAAGTCGAGGTTCAGCAATTGCGTGGGCAAGTGGAAGAGCAGGCGTATACGATCACCGAGTTGAAAAAGCGTCAAAATACGATTTATTCCGATTTGGATCAGCGGCTTCAAGCTGTCGAGAATGCGGGAGTTGGCGCGCCATCCATTTCGGAAACAGCGACTGAACCGGCGGCGACACCGCAACCGGCACCTGTGGTTGCGCCAGTGATACAGCAACCGCAAGAAGTCCCGGCAAAGCCGGAACCGGTAAAGCAGGCAAGTGTCGAGTCCGAAAAGCAGCGTTATCAGAAGGCTTATGAAACGTTGAAAAATGGCCATTACAGTAACGCCATTTCCGAGTTTAAACAATTTTTGACTGATTATCCGGCGGGAGAGTATTCCGATAATGCGCAATATTGGTTAGGCGAGGCTTATAAGGTGAATCGCGAAGTCAGTTTGTCGCGCGAAGCGTTCAATAAGCTCATTACGAATTATCCGAATAGCCCGAAGGTGAGAGACGGCTTGTTGAAGCTCGGCTATATCGAATTAGAGCAAAATAACCTTGCCAAGGCGCGTGAATATTTTACTCGTATTACCGCAACCTATCCGGGCACGACAGCCGCTCATTTAGCGGCCAAAAAATTACAGCAGCTAAATAATAATCAGTAA
- the pal gene encoding peptidoglycan-associated lipoprotein Pal, translating into MKLNQSVLALAIAASLLTGCSSDDETATDFMDGTQGGTADASLSGYGDGSGISGSETYGGGSGSGYGSGSAEYPNAFLGSEFSDPSNPLSKSTIYFMYDSSQVQQDFIPVIAAHAQYLLSHPTRRLTLEGHADERGSSEYNIALGEQRAKSVARMMKVQGVSESQLQVVSYGEEKPAVDGHDESAYQLNRRVELLYQGQ; encoded by the coding sequence ATGAAATTGAATCAATCAGTCTTGGCGTTGGCAATTGCGGCTTCATTATTAACGGGCTGTAGTTCGGATGACGAAACGGCTACCGATTTCATGGACGGAACGCAGGGCGGTACTGCTGATGCGAGTCTATCCGGTTATGGCGATGGGTCGGGAATATCCGGCTCGGAGACCTATGGCGGTGGCAGTGGCAGTGGGTACGGTAGCGGCAGTGCCGAATATCCTAACGCGTTTTTAGGATCTGAATTCAGCGACCCGTCGAATCCATTGTCGAAAAGCACGATTTATTTCATGTACGACAGCAGTCAGGTACAGCAAGATTTTATTCCGGTGATAGCAGCGCACGCACAATATTTGCTGTCGCATCCAACTCGACGATTGACTTTGGAGGGACATGCCGATGAGCGCGGTTCATCCGAATACAATATTGCATTGGGCGAACAACGAGCCAAGTCGGTCGCCAGAATGATGAAAGTTCAAGGTGTATCGGAAAGCCAATTGCAAGTCGTTAGTTACGGCGAAGAAAAGCCGGCCGTTGACGGACATGATGAGTCGGCCTATCAGTTGAATCGCCGGGTCGAATTGCTTTACCAGGGTCAATAA
- the tolB gene encoding Tol-Pal system beta propeller repeat protein TolB has product MLYSIRNFTLLSFIALYASLSHAELTIQITKGSEKAMPIAIVPFGRQAGQAAIPVDIAEVVDNDLNRSGYFNTLPRKDMLTKPTRPEEVRFRNWQVLGQDYLVIGQVIPEGGRYNINFQLFDVYKNEQMLGYRMTVPSNELRKSAHHISDLIFEKLIGKKGDFSGRIAYVTVNKEPNGRKKYNLEVADSDGYGPRAVAASYEPIMSPAWSPDGRMLAYVSFESKSSAIYVQELATGKRTRVADFRGINGAPAWSPDGSKLALTLSKDGSPDIFTLDLSSRSLTKLSTGYSIDTEPVWSPDGSHIVFTSDRGGKPQLYMMPARGGQVKRLTFDGAYNAGASFSSDGNSLAMVHGNKGDYRIAVMDMGSRTINVLTGGPLDDAPSFSPNGTKILYATKQGDRTVLSVVSIDGRMQQKLVLNSGEVREPAWSP; this is encoded by the coding sequence GTGCTTTATTCGATAAGAAATTTTACGCTTTTGAGTTTCATCGCGTTGTATGCATCGCTTAGCCATGCTGAATTAACCATTCAAATCACTAAAGGTTCGGAAAAAGCAATGCCGATCGCGATCGTGCCGTTTGGTAGACAAGCGGGGCAGGCAGCCATTCCGGTCGATATCGCCGAGGTTGTGGATAACGATTTAAATCGTAGCGGTTATTTCAATACCTTGCCGCGCAAGGATATGTTGACGAAGCCGACAAGGCCGGAGGAAGTGCGCTTCCGTAATTGGCAGGTATTGGGTCAAGACTATTTGGTGATCGGTCAAGTCATACCGGAGGGCGGAAGGTATAATATTAATTTTCAATTGTTCGATGTTTATAAAAACGAACAAATGCTGGGTTATCGGATGACGGTTCCGAGTAACGAACTGCGTAAATCGGCACATCATATAAGCGATCTAATATTTGAAAAGCTGATCGGTAAGAAAGGCGACTTTAGCGGACGTATTGCCTATGTTACGGTCAACAAAGAGCCGAATGGAAGGAAAAAATATAATCTAGAAGTCGCTGATTCCGATGGCTATGGGCCTAGGGCGGTAGCGGCTTCCTATGAGCCGATTATGTCTCCGGCCTGGTCTCCCGACGGAAGGATGCTGGCTTATGTATCGTTTGAAAGCAAGTCGTCAGCGATTTATGTGCAAGAGCTGGCGACCGGTAAACGGACCCGAGTGGCCGATTTCCGCGGTATTAACGGCGCGCCGGCCTGGTCGCCGGACGGTTCTAAGTTGGCGTTGACGCTCTCGAAGGATGGCAGTCCCGATATCTTTACATTGGATTTATCCTCGCGCTCGCTGACTAAATTGTCGACCGGTTATTCGATCGATACCGAGCCGGTATGGTCGCCTGACGGCAGCCATATCGTATTTACGTCCGACCGCGGAGGTAAGCCGCAACTGTATATGATGCCGGCGCGCGGTGGCCAGGTAAAACGATTGACTTTCGATGGTGCATATAATGCCGGCGCGTCGTTCTCAAGCGACGGCAATAGTTTGGCAATGGTTCATGGTAACAAAGGCGATTATCGCATAGCGGTGATGGATATGGGGTCGAGAACAATTAACGTGTTGACTGGAGGACCTTTGGACGATGCTCCGAGTTTTTCGCCGAACGGCACTAAAATACTCTATGCCACGAAACAGGGCGACAGAACGGTTTTATCGGTCGTATCCATCGATGGTAGAATGCAACAAAAATTAGTACTTAACAGCGGTGAGGTGCGTGAACCGGCCTGGTCGCCTTAG